From Canis lupus familiaris isolate Mischka breed German Shepherd chromosome 16, alternate assembly UU_Cfam_GSD_1.0, whole genome shotgun sequence, one genomic window encodes:
- the SMARCD3 gene encoding SWI/SNF-related matrix-associated actin-dependent regulator of chromatin subfamily D member 3 isoform X2, producing the protein MTPGLQHPPAVVQRPGMPSGARMPHQGAPMGPPGSPYMGSPAVRPGLAPAGMEPARKRAAPPPGQSQAQSQGQPVPTAPARSRSAKRRKMADKILPQRIRELVPESQAYMDLLAFERKLDQTIMRKRVDIQEALKRPMKQKRKLRLYISNTFNPAKPDAEDSDGSIASWELRVEGKLLDDPSKQKRKFSSFFKSLVIELDKDLYGPDNHLVEWHRTPTTQETDGFQVKRPGDLSVRCTLLLMLDYQPPQFKLDPRLARLLGLHTQSRSAIVQALWQYVKTNRLQDSHDKEYINGDKYFQQIFDCPRLKFSEIPQRLTALLLPPDPIVINHVISVDPSDQKKTACYDIDVEVEEPLKGQMSSFLLSTANQQEISALDSKIHETIESINQLKIQRDFMLSFSRDPKGYIQDLLRSQSRDLKVMTDVAGNPEEERRAEFYHQPWSQEAVSRYFYCKIQQRRQELEQSLVVRNT; encoded by the exons cgcccCGGGATGCCGTCTGGAGCCCGGATGCCCCACCAGGGGGCGCCCATGGGCCCCCCGGGCTCCCCGTACATGGGCAGCCCCGCCGTGCGACCCGGCCTGGCCCCCGCGGGCATGGAGCCCGCCCGCAAGCGAGCAGCGCCCCCGCCCGGCCAGAGCCAGGCCCAGAGCCAGGGCCAGCCGGTGCCCACCGCCCCCGCGCGGAGCCGCAG tgCCAAGAGGAGGAAGATGGCTGACAAAATCCTCCCTCAAAGG ATCCGGGAGCTGGTCCCCGAGTCCCAGGCTTATATGGACCTGCTGGCGTTTGAGAGGAAACTGGATCAAACCATCATGCGGAAGCGGGTGGACATCCAGGAGGCTCTGAAGAGGCCAATGAAG CAAAAGCGGAAGCTGCGTCTTTATATCTCCAATACTTTTAACCCTGCGAAGCCTGATGCTGAAGATTCCGATGGCAGCATTGCCTCCTGGGAGCTGCGGGTGGAGGGGAAGCTCCTGGATGAC CCCAGCAAGCAGAAGCGGaagttctcttccttcttcaagAGTTTGGTCATTGAACTGGACAAAGACCTTTATGGCCCCGACAACCACCTAGTCGAG TGGCACCGAACACCCACAACCCAGGAGACGGATGGGTTCCAGGTGAAGAGGCCAGGGGACCTGAGTGTACGCTGCACACTGCTTCTCATGCTGGACTACCAG CCTCCCCAATTCAAACTGGATCCTCGCCTGGCTCGGCTGTTGGGATTGCACACACAGAGCCGCTCAGCCATTGTGCAGGCCCTGTGGCAGTATGTGAAGACCAACAGGCTGCAGGATTCGCATGATAAGGAATACATCAATGGGGACAAATACTTCCAGCAG ATTTTTGATTGCCCACGGCTGAAGTTTTCTGAGATTCCCCAGCGCCTCACAGCTCTGCTGCTGCCCCCTGACCCAATTGTCATCAACCACGTCATCAG CGTGGACCCGTCGGACCAGAAGAAGACGGCGTGCTATGATATTGACGTGGAGGTGGAGGAGCCACTGAAGGGACAGATGAGCAGCTTCCTCCTGTCCACAGCCAACCAGCAGGAGATCAGCGCTCTGGACAGTAAG ATCCATGAGACGATTGAGTCCATAAACCAGCTCAAGATCCAGAGGGACTTCATGCTAAGCTTCTCCAGAGACCCCAAAGGCTACATCCAAGACCTGCTCCGCTCCCAGAGCCGGGACCTCAAG GTGATGACAGATGTGGCAGGCAACCCTGAGGAGGAGCGCCGGGCTGAGTTTTACCACCAGCCCTGGTCCCAGGAAGCTGTCAGCCGCTATTTCTACTGCAAG ATCCAGCAGCGCAGGCAGGAGTTGGAGCAGTCGCTGGTTGTGCGCAACACCTAG
- the SMARCD3 gene encoding SWI/SNF-related matrix-associated actin-dependent regulator of chromatin subfamily D member 3 isoform X1 — protein MAADEVAGGARKATKSKLFEFLVHGVRPGMPSGARMPHQGAPMGPPGSPYMGSPAVRPGLAPAGMEPARKRAAPPPGQSQAQSQGQPVPTAPARSRSAKRRKMADKILPQRIRELVPESQAYMDLLAFERKLDQTIMRKRVDIQEALKRPMKQKRKLRLYISNTFNPAKPDAEDSDGSIASWELRVEGKLLDDPSKQKRKFSSFFKSLVIELDKDLYGPDNHLVEWHRTPTTQETDGFQVKRPGDLSVRCTLLLMLDYQPPQFKLDPRLARLLGLHTQSRSAIVQALWQYVKTNRLQDSHDKEYINGDKYFQQIFDCPRLKFSEIPQRLTALLLPPDPIVINHVISVDPSDQKKTACYDIDVEVEEPLKGQMSSFLLSTANQQEISALDSKIHETIESINQLKIQRDFMLSFSRDPKGYIQDLLRSQSRDLKVMTDVAGNPEEERRAEFYHQPWSQEAVSRYFYCKIQQRRQELEQSLVVRNT, from the exons ATGGCCGCGGACGAAGTTGCCGGAGGGGCGCGCAAAGCCACGAAAAGCAAACTTTTTGAGTTTCTGGTCCATGGGGTG cgcccCGGGATGCCGTCTGGAGCCCGGATGCCCCACCAGGGGGCGCCCATGGGCCCCCCGGGCTCCCCGTACATGGGCAGCCCCGCCGTGCGACCCGGCCTGGCCCCCGCGGGCATGGAGCCCGCCCGCAAGCGAGCAGCGCCCCCGCCCGGCCAGAGCCAGGCCCAGAGCCAGGGCCAGCCGGTGCCCACCGCCCCCGCGCGGAGCCGCAG tgCCAAGAGGAGGAAGATGGCTGACAAAATCCTCCCTCAAAGG ATCCGGGAGCTGGTCCCCGAGTCCCAGGCTTATATGGACCTGCTGGCGTTTGAGAGGAAACTGGATCAAACCATCATGCGGAAGCGGGTGGACATCCAGGAGGCTCTGAAGAGGCCAATGAAG CAAAAGCGGAAGCTGCGTCTTTATATCTCCAATACTTTTAACCCTGCGAAGCCTGATGCTGAAGATTCCGATGGCAGCATTGCCTCCTGGGAGCTGCGGGTGGAGGGGAAGCTCCTGGATGAC CCCAGCAAGCAGAAGCGGaagttctcttccttcttcaagAGTTTGGTCATTGAACTGGACAAAGACCTTTATGGCCCCGACAACCACCTAGTCGAG TGGCACCGAACACCCACAACCCAGGAGACGGATGGGTTCCAGGTGAAGAGGCCAGGGGACCTGAGTGTACGCTGCACACTGCTTCTCATGCTGGACTACCAG CCTCCCCAATTCAAACTGGATCCTCGCCTGGCTCGGCTGTTGGGATTGCACACACAGAGCCGCTCAGCCATTGTGCAGGCCCTGTGGCAGTATGTGAAGACCAACAGGCTGCAGGATTCGCATGATAAGGAATACATCAATGGGGACAAATACTTCCAGCAG ATTTTTGATTGCCCACGGCTGAAGTTTTCTGAGATTCCCCAGCGCCTCACAGCTCTGCTGCTGCCCCCTGACCCAATTGTCATCAACCACGTCATCAG CGTGGACCCGTCGGACCAGAAGAAGACGGCGTGCTATGATATTGACGTGGAGGTGGAGGAGCCACTGAAGGGACAGATGAGCAGCTTCCTCCTGTCCACAGCCAACCAGCAGGAGATCAGCGCTCTGGACAGTAAG ATCCATGAGACGATTGAGTCCATAAACCAGCTCAAGATCCAGAGGGACTTCATGCTAAGCTTCTCCAGAGACCCCAAAGGCTACATCCAAGACCTGCTCCGCTCCCAGAGCCGGGACCTCAAG GTGATGACAGATGTGGCAGGCAACCCTGAGGAGGAGCGCCGGGCTGAGTTTTACCACCAGCCCTGGTCCCAGGAAGCTGTCAGCCGCTATTTCTACTGCAAG ATCCAGCAGCGCAGGCAGGAGTTGGAGCAGTCGCTGGTTGTGCGCAACACCTAG